One bacterium genomic window, GCTCGGGCAGGAATACGTTGCGGCTGAACTTCTCGAATTCGAGCGTGGCCGACATTCACGAAGGCGTCAAGCGGCTGGGACGGCTGTTCGCGTCGGTCCTGTAGCCGAAATTGGGCGCAAACACGGCCCGACCGGGCACGTAATTTGAGAAAGGCCGGTTTCCCGGCCGATGAGGAATCTGATGACGAACTGGCTCACCACTTGGTACTGGCGTTGGGAGGCATCCGTATAGGGTCGGTGGGCCGATTGACATCCATTTGCGCAAGTTCGAGAAGCCCGTCGACCCCGGCGGGCTTCTTCTTTTATCCGGCGGCAGTTCGCCGTTGTGGAGCGCGCGTTGCCAGCATACCGTACCCCGACCACGGAGACCGACATCATGGCCAAGATACCGTTCATCAAGGTGGAGTCGCTGGGCAACGATTTCGTGCTGATCGAGCAGACGGGCGCCCGTGCCCGCTGGAACGCCGCGCGGGCGGCGGCCATCTGCGACCGCCGGCAGGGCGTCGGCGCCGATGGTCTCATTCTATTGGGGCCTGAGGGTCGTGGGGGCGTTCGCTTCCGACTCTTCAACGCCGACGGCTCGCCGGCCGAGTGGTCGGGCAATGGCGTTCGCGGGGTGGGCGCCTTCCTTGCGGCCAACAACCCGCGGCGGCATGAGTTTCACCTCGAAACCCTCGTCGGCTGTGTGCGTGTCGGGGCCAAACGCCGCTCCGGCGGCGGGGTGATCGCCGACTTCACGCGGCCAATGCCCTCGGTGTCGCCGGTGCCATCGCGTCTGGCGCGTCCGGTGGCGGGGATGGCCGGACGCCACCTCGTTGCCGGTCCGGTGGCGGTCGATGCCGGAAATCCACACTGGGTCTTTCTGGTCAGTTCCTTCGACTATGACTGGTCGGCGATCGGCGCCGAATGCCAGCCGCTCAATCGCTCAACCGGCGGCATCAATGTCGAGTTTGCGCGCGTGCACGGTCCCCGGCGGGTCGAACTGCGCATCTTCGAACGCGGCGTCGGGCCGACACCCTCCTCCGGGTCAGGCGCGCTGGCGGCGGTGGCCGCCGTCTGGTCGATGGAACAGATCAACCGCGCCGTTGATGTCATCTCGCCCGGCGGTACACAGAAAGCGCGCATCAGCGCCTCGGGGCAGAGTGTCACGCTTGCTGCCCCGGCACGGATCGTCATGGCCGGGGTCTGGTCCGATGGTCTCCCCACCCGCAGGAGCGCCCGTTAGTGGAATTCGCCGCCTTCCAACGCGCCTGGCGCCAATCGCCGATTGTGCAGATCGCCGAGGAAATCCCCGTCGATCTGCTCACGGCGGCGTCGGTCTTTCTGCGCCTGCGCGGCGATCGGGCACGCGCCGCGTTTCTGTTTGAGAGCGTCGAGGGTGGGGAGAATGTCGGCCGCTACTCGATCATCGGTGTCGATCCGGCGGAAACCTTGACGCTGGCTTCGACGGGATGCGTTCATCGTGCCGGCCAGCGAGTGTGGCGCGCTCCGATTGGTGAGTTTGGGCGTCTGCTGCGCTCCCGGCTGCCGGGCGGCGACGGCCGACAGGGACTCCCCGGCGATGCCGGACTCACCGGCGGCTGGATCGGTTATCTGGGTTATCCCTGCGCGCATCTGTTCGAACGCCTCCCCGCGCATGCCCCCGACCGTCTGGGACATCCCTGGGCGATGCTTGGACTCTATCGCCAGGTGGTGGTCTTCGATCATGCTCGTCAGACCGCGCGTCTGTGGGTGACCACAGGTCAGGCGCTGTGGCCTGATGCGACGGTCCGCGCCGCCTTCAACCATGCGCGACGCGCGGCCGCGCTGACGATCCGTCGGCTCAAGCGGCCATTGGCGATTGCCGAACTCGGTCAACCGCGCACTGTGCGCGCCCAGTCGAACACCACACCTGCGGCCTTCCGCGACGGAGTCCGGCGGCTCAAGAAACACATTGGCCGCGGGGATATCTTTCAGGGTGTTCTGTCGCAGCGATTCCATGTGCCCGGGGCGATCGATGCGTTTGCCGTCTATCGCCGGCTGCGCCGCAGCAATCCCTCGCCATACATGTATTACCTGCGTTTCGGCGAGATTGCCATCGCCGGCTCTTCGCCGGAGACACTGGTGCAGAAACAGGGCGCGATGGTGACCACGCGACCCATCGCCGGGACACGTCCCCGTGGCGCCGATCCGGACGCCGACGGCAAACTCGAACGACAACTGCTCGCCTCGGTCAAGGAAAACGCCGAGCACATCATGCTGGTCGATCTGGGGCGCAACGATCTCGGGCGGGTGTGCCGGCCGGGCAGCGTCGCCACCACCCAGTTGCGCGCCATCGATCGATACTCGCATGTCATGCACATGGTCTCGACCGTATCCGGTAAGGCCCGGCCGCGCGTCGATGCGCTCGATGTCCTCGCCGCCGCCTTTCCCGCCGGCACGGTGACCGGGGCGCCGAAGATCCGCGCCATGGAATTGATCGACGCCATCGAACCGGAACAGCGCGGTGTCTACGCCGGTTGCGTCGGCTACATCGACTGGCACGACAATCTCGACATGGCGATCGCCATCCGTACCGCGGTCATCGACCGCAATGGCGGCCATGTGCAGGCGGGCGCCGGCATCGTCGCCGACAGCGATCCCGACCGCGAGTACCAGGAAACCTGCAACAAAGCCGCCGCGCCGCTGGCCGCGCTGGGTGGTGTGATCGGGAGACACTGAGCCGTGATCCTGCTGGTCGACAACTACGATTCCTTCACTTACAACCTCTACCAGTACCTGGCGGAACTGGGCGCGAAAGTCGATGTGCGCCGCAACGACGCGGTCACCGTCACCGACATCCCGGGCCGGTATGAGGCCGTGGTGTTATCGCCCGGGCCGGGGCGTCCCACCGAGGCGGGCGTCACGCCGGCGATTGTGCGCGAGTTGTCCGGGCGGCTGCCGATTCTCGGCGTCTGTCTCGGGCATCAGGCGATCGGCGAGGTCTTCGGTGGGCGGATCGTGCGGGCGGGACGATTAATGCACGGGAAAACTTCCATGGTCCGTCACAACGGCGCGGGACTGTTTGCCGGGTTGCCCAATCCCTTTGAGGCGACGCGCTACCATTCGCTGGTCGTCGAACGCGACAGTTGCCCGGAGACGCTGGAGATCACCGCCGAAAGCGACGATGGCGTGATCATGGGATTGCGCCATTGCACGCATCCGACCGTGGGTGTGCAGTTTCACCCGGAATCGATCCTCACCCGCGCGGGCAAGGACCTGTTGCGGAACTTTCTGGAAGGGCGACGCTGATGCCGCTCAAGCGCTTCATCCAAGCCGCGGTGGCGGCGGAACATCTGGACAGCGCGCAGGCGCGCGAGGCGATGTGGCATGTCATGCGCGGCGAGGCGACTCCGGCGCAGATCGCGGCATGGCTGGTCGCCCTGCGTCAGAAGCGCGAGACCATTGAGGAAATCGTCGGGTTTGCCACCGCCATGCGCGAGGCGATGACGCCGCTGGCGGCGGTCTCCGCTGACGCCATCGACACCTGCGGGACTGGCGGCGACGGCCTCGGCACATTCAACATCTCGACCGCCGCGGCGCTGATTGCCGCCGCCTGCGGCGTGCCGGTGGCCAAGCACGGCAACCGCGCCGTTTCGTCGCAATCCGGCTCGGCCGATGTGCTCGCCGCGCTGGGGTTTGAGATCGATCCCGGGCAGGAGGTGGTCGCGCAGGCGCTGGCGCGCACCGGCTTTGCCTTCATGTTCGCGCCGCGCTTTCACCCGGCGATGCGGCATGCCGCCGCGCCGCGGCGCGAGATCGGCGTGCGCACCGTCTTCAACATGCTTGGTCCGCTCTGCAACCCGGCGCGGGTCAAACGCCAGATCGTCGGCGTGTTCGACCGCTCCCGCGCGCGCGAGATCGCCGCGGCGCTGGCGAGCTTGGGCGCCGAGCGCGCCCTCGTGATCTCCGGCCCCGATGGCGCCGATGAGATTCTGCCCACCGGCGAAAACCTGGTGGTTGAGTGGGATGGACGCGCGCTGGGCGAACATCATCTGCGTCCGGAAGACCTCGGCGTCGAGCCCTGCGACCTCGCCGCGCTGCATGGCGGTAGCGCCGAGGAAAACGCCGCGATCATCCGCGCCATCGCCGGGGGCAAGGATGGCGCGCGCGCCGATGCCGCCCTGGTCAACGCCGCCGCCGCGCTCTACGTCGCCGGGGAAGCCGCCACCCTGGTGGACGGCGTCGAACTGGCACGTGCGGCGATTCACGATGGCCGTGTCGCCGATCTGATTCGCAGAGCCGCCGACGCCAGTCGCAGGATTGGATAAACCCGATGGCCGCCACGCGTCACAATGCCCCGCCCACACCTGATCTGGAACAGGACAATCGGGAGCGCATGCCGTTGCCGCGCACGTCGCGCTGGTTTGATGAGTATATCGACAACCTGCGCCGCATCTCGCCGGAATCCTGGTGGTTTCTGTTGGGCACGATGCTGGTATCGCTCTCGTGGCTGACGTTCATGCTGCTGTTTAATCTCTACATGAAGGAACGCGGCTACCCCGAAGGCGTCATGGGGCAGGTGCTCTCGGCGCAGTCCTTTGGCACCATGGCAATGGCGATTCCGGCGGCCTATCTGATCTCGCGTCTGTCGGCGCGCGCCGCGCTCGCCTGGTCCTCGGTCGGCGTGGCGATCGGCTTCACCTGGGTGACGCTGGTTGACGCCAAGGGCCTGATTATCGCCGCGGCGTTCATGGCCGGGATGATGCTCGCCTTCTCGCGCGTCTACAGTTCCCCGTTCCTGATGAAGTACACCACATCCGCGGAGCGCGCGATTGTCTTCTCGCTCAGTTTTGCCGCGTCGCTGGGCTCGGGACTGATTGCCCATCTCGGCGCGGGATCGCTCCATAAGCTGTTCACTGATCTGTCCGGCTCATCGGTGGAGGCCTACCGCTGGGTGCTCTGGTGCGGCGCGGGTTGCGGTCTGCTCGGGGCGCTGGCATTCACCCGACTGCCGTCGGGGATCCTCGCGCATCGCCGTCCCCGCGAGGAGTGGCGCCGCGCGATGAGGGCCAAGGGAGGCCTGTTCTTCCGTTTGGTCTTTCCGTCGTTTCTGGTTGGATTGGGCGCGGGATTGATTATTCCGTTTCTGAACATCTATTTCCGCGACCGTTTCGGATTGCCGACCCAGACCATCGGTGTCTACTACGCCATGGTGCAGGCCTCGATGATCGTCGGCGTCCTGCTGGGACCGGAACTGGCGCGGCGGTATGGAATGGTGCGGACGATTGTGTGGAGCGAGATCGCCTCGCTGCCGTTCATGGCGGTGCTGGCGTTCACACAGAATCTGACCGCTGCCACGGTGGCGTTTCTGGCCCGCGGCGCGCTCATGAACCTGGGCGTGCCGATCTCCAACAACTACCTTATGGAGCGGGTCGGACCGGAAGACCGCGCCACCGCCAACAGTCTGTCGCTTCTGTCCTGGACTTCCTCCTGGGCGATCACCGCCGCCACCGGCGGCTGGATGATTGAGAAGTGGGGGTATGCGCCCCCGCTCTTGGCCGGTTGCGGCTTCTATGTCGTCTCGTCGCTTTCGTATTACCTCTTTTTCCGCAATGAGGACATTCACGCCGGACGCATGTCGCCCGGACTGGTCGATCCGGAGTGATCCGCACACGATGAACACCAGACCGCCAGAACCCGGAATCGGGCGTTTGTTCCTCGACAAGATCGTCGCGGCAACGCGTGCGCGTATCGCGCGTCTGCGCGTGGAAACGTCGTTGGCCGCGTTGGAGTCGCGGGCGCGGGCTCACAGCCCGAGTTCGCTGGCTGCTGCGCTAAAGGCATCTTCACCGGCGATCATCGCGGAAGTGAAGAAGGCGTCGCCTTCGCGCGGACTCTTCCGTTCGGACTTCGATCCACTGGCCCTGGCCGCATCGTACCATGAGGGCGGAGCGGCGGCGTTGTCGGTGGTCACCGAGCCCGAGTACTTTCAAGGCAGCGATCAATGGTTGACGCAGATCCGCGTGCGGACCGCGCTGCCGATCCTCCGCAAGGATTTCATCCTCGATCCCTTGCAGGTCGCGGAATCGGCGGCGCTCGGCGCCGACGCCATCCTGCTCATCGCGCGGCTGCTGTCGGCTGAACAGATGCGGGAACTTCAGGCGGCGGCCGGGCAGCTGCGGTTGGAGATCCTTTTCGAAGCCCACGACGAAGCCGACCTGGAAAAGATCGACGCGTGCGCGCCGGCATTGATCGGCATCAACGCGCGCAATCTCGACACCTTTGTCGTCGACACCGACCAGTTCGCGCGTCTGCGCGCAAAGCTGTCCGCGGACGCGATCGCGATTGCTGAAAGCGGACTGAGCACGCACGCGGATATCGCCGCCGCGCGGCGTCTCGGGTACGCCGGATTTCTCATCGGCGAGACGCTGGTGCGCGCCGCGGATCCGGCGGCGCTTCTGCGCCTGCTGCGCGATGGAGCGAGCGCATGAATCGCACGCTGGTGAAAATCTGCGGGCTGACCCGCCCGGAGGATGCCCATGCGGCCGCCGCCGCCGGCGCCGATGCGATCGGGCTGGTCCTCTGGCCGGGGAGCCGTCGCTATGTCGACCTGGCGCGGGCGGCAGAGATCCGCAAGTCGCTGCCTGCCGGAGTGCGCGCGATTGGCGTGTTCGTCGACGGAGACGCGGGAAGCATTCGCCGCGCTGCCGCCGCGGTCGGTCTGGATGGCGCGCAACTCTGCGGACGGCTCGTCGGCGATGGCTGGGCCGAGCTGGCGGCGGGTCTGACACTGATACGCGCCGTGGGAGTGAGCGCGGCACGTCCCATCGACGCCTCGCTGCGCCAGGCGTTCGTCGCCGATTACCTCGTCGACAACGGCTCGACCGGCGCGCACGGAGGCGCCGGCCTGGCCTACAATTGGACGTTGGCCGAACCGTTGAAATCCTGGGGGCGTGTCTGGCTGGCCGGCGGACTGACGCCCGACAATGTCGCCGACGCCATCCACGCGGCGCATCCCTACGCCGTCGATGTGTCGACGGGCGTGGAAAGCGCGCCCGGCATCAAGTCACCCGATCTGATCGCGGCTTTCGTCATGGCGGTGCGCCGCCTCGACCCGTCCTCAACCATGGATTCGACCGATGCCCGCTAAAGCATCCCATCGACGGCCGCTCTACCTGCGCCGTCCCGATCGACGGGGACGGTTCGGCGCGTATGGCGGACGGTATGTGCCGGAGACGCTCATTCCCGCGCTTGACCAACTGGCGGCAGACTTCGAGCGCGCCTGGAAAGACAAATCGTTCCGCGCCGAGTACGCGCGCTGGCTGGCCGAGTTTGCCGGACGTCCCACGCCGCTGTACCATGCCGCCAACCTGTCGCGACGTCTGGGGCGCGGGCAGATCTACCTGAAGCGCGAGGATCTCAACCACACCGGCTCGCACAAACTCAACAACACGATCGGTCAGATCCTGCTTGCGGTGCGGCAGGGGAAGCGGCGCATCATCGCCGAGACCGGCGCCGGCCAGCATGGTGTCGCCACCGCGACCGTGGCCGCTCTGTTCGGACTGATCTGTGATGTCTACATGGGCGCGGTGGATGTGGCGCGCCAGGCGCCCAATGTCGAGCGGATGCGTTTGCTGGGCGCGCGGGTCATTCCCGTCACCACCGGCGCGCAGACGTTGAAGGATGCGACCAGCGAAGCGATCCGCGATTGGGTGGCCAATGTCGAGACCACCTACTATGTCATTGGCTCGGTGGTCGGGCCGCATC contains:
- the dapF gene encoding diaminopimelate epimerase translates to MAKIPFIKVESLGNDFVLIEQTGARARWNAARAAAICDRRQGVGADGLILLGPEGRGGVRFRLFNADGSPAEWSGNGVRGVGAFLAANNPRRHEFHLETLVGCVRVGAKRRSGGGVIADFTRPMPSVSPVPSRLARPVAGMAGRHLVAGPVAVDAGNPHWVFLVSSFDYDWSAIGAECQPLNRSTGGINVEFARVHGPRRVELRIFERGVGPTPSSGSGALAAVAAVWSMEQINRAVDVISPGGTQKARISASGQSVTLAAPARIVMAGVWSDGLPTRRSAR
- a CDS encoding anthranilate synthase component I family protein; this encodes MEFAAFQRAWRQSPIVQIAEEIPVDLLTAASVFLRLRGDRARAAFLFESVEGGENVGRYSIIGVDPAETLTLASTGCVHRAGQRVWRAPIGEFGRLLRSRLPGGDGRQGLPGDAGLTGGWIGYLGYPCAHLFERLPAHAPDRLGHPWAMLGLYRQVVVFDHARQTARLWVTTGQALWPDATVRAAFNHARRAAALTIRRLKRPLAIAELGQPRTVRAQSNTTPAAFRDGVRRLKKHIGRGDIFQGVLSQRFHVPGAIDAFAVYRRLRRSNPSPYMYYLRFGEIAIAGSSPETLVQKQGAMVTTRPIAGTRPRGADPDADGKLERQLLASVKENAEHIMLVDLGRNDLGRVCRPGSVATTQLRAIDRYSHVMHMVSTVSGKARPRVDALDVLAAAFPAGTVTGAPKIRAMELIDAIEPEQRGVYAGCVGYIDWHDNLDMAIAIRTAVIDRNGGHVQAGAGIVADSDPDREYQETCNKAAAPLAALGGVIGRH
- a CDS encoding aminodeoxychorismate/anthranilate synthase component II, producing MILLVDNYDSFTYNLYQYLAELGAKVDVRRNDAVTVTDIPGRYEAVVLSPGPGRPTEAGVTPAIVRELSGRLPILGVCLGHQAIGEVFGGRIVRAGRLMHGKTSMVRHNGAGLFAGLPNPFEATRYHSLVVERDSCPETLEITAESDDGVIMGLRHCTHPTVGVQFHPESILTRAGKDLLRNFLEGRR
- the trpD gene encoding anthranilate phosphoribosyltransferase, which codes for MPLKRFIQAAVAAEHLDSAQAREAMWHVMRGEATPAQIAAWLVALRQKRETIEEIVGFATAMREAMTPLAAVSADAIDTCGTGGDGLGTFNISTAAALIAAACGVPVAKHGNRAVSSQSGSADVLAALGFEIDPGQEVVAQALARTGFAFMFAPRFHPAMRHAAAPRREIGVRTVFNMLGPLCNPARVKRQIVGVFDRSRAREIAAALASLGAERALVISGPDGADEILPTGENLVVEWDGRALGEHHLRPEDLGVEPCDLAALHGGSAEENAAIIRAIAGGKDGARADAALVNAAAALYVAGEAATLVDGVELARAAIHDGRVADLIRRAADASRRIG
- a CDS encoding MFS transporter → MAATRHNAPPTPDLEQDNRERMPLPRTSRWFDEYIDNLRRISPESWWFLLGTMLVSLSWLTFMLLFNLYMKERGYPEGVMGQVLSAQSFGTMAMAIPAAYLISRLSARAALAWSSVGVAIGFTWVTLVDAKGLIIAAAFMAGMMLAFSRVYSSPFLMKYTTSAERAIVFSLSFAASLGSGLIAHLGAGSLHKLFTDLSGSSVEAYRWVLWCGAGCGLLGALAFTRLPSGILAHRRPREEWRRAMRAKGGLFFRLVFPSFLVGLGAGLIIPFLNIYFRDRFGLPTQTIGVYYAMVQASMIVGVLLGPELARRYGMVRTIVWSEIASLPFMAVLAFTQNLTAATVAFLARGALMNLGVPISNNYLMERVGPEDRATANSLSLLSWTSSWAITAATGGWMIEKWGYAPPLLAGCGFYVVSSLSYYLFFRNEDIHAGRMSPGLVDPE
- the trpC gene encoding indole-3-glycerol phosphate synthase TrpC produces the protein MFLDKIVAATRARIARLRVETSLAALESRARAHSPSSLAAALKASSPAIIAEVKKASPSRGLFRSDFDPLALAASYHEGGAAALSVVTEPEYFQGSDQWLTQIRVRTALPILRKDFILDPLQVAESAALGADAILLIARLLSAEQMRELQAAAGQLRLEILFEAHDEADLEKIDACAPALIGINARNLDTFVVDTDQFARLRAKLSADAIAIAESGLSTHADIAAARRLGYAGFLIGETLVRAADPAALLRLLRDGASA
- a CDS encoding phosphoribosylanthranilate isomerase, which translates into the protein MNRTLVKICGLTRPEDAHAAAAAGADAIGLVLWPGSRRYVDLARAAEIRKSLPAGVRAIGVFVDGDAGSIRRAAAAVGLDGAQLCGRLVGDGWAELAAGLTLIRAVGVSAARPIDASLRQAFVADYLVDNGSTGAHGGAGLAYNWTLAEPLKSWGRVWLAGGLTPDNVADAIHAAHPYAVDVSTGVESAPGIKSPDLIAAFVMAVRRLDPSSTMDSTDAR
- the trpB gene encoding tryptophan synthase subunit beta yields the protein MPAKASHRRPLYLRRPDRRGRFGAYGGRYVPETLIPALDQLAADFERAWKDKSFRAEYARWLAEFAGRPTPLYHAANLSRRLGRGQIYLKREDLNHTGSHKLNNTIGQILLAVRQGKRRIIAETGAGQHGVATATVAALFGLICDVYMGAVDVARQAPNVERMRLLGARVIPVTTGAQTLKDATSEAIRDWVANVETTYYVIGSVVGPHPYPYMVREFQRVIGREARAQALRQCGHLPDTLVACVGGGSNAIGLFTDFLPDTKVEMIGVEAGGCGRRSGQHAASLTAGTVGVLHGSMSYLLQDQYGQVTVPHSISAGLDYPGVGPEHSFLRDSGRVRYLSVTDKDALAAFEMLARTEGILPALESAHAIAALSHLPGNKSGRRLIVVCLSGRGDKDLATVMEQNHA